The Flammeovirga pectinis genomic interval GGTTTAGTTGGTATTACTCCAGCAATAGGAGAAATCATTATACCACCTGTTTCGGTTTGCCACCATGTATCAACAATAGGACATCGACCTTTACCAATATGTTGATGGTACCATTCCCAAGCCTCTCTATTAATAGGCTCTCCAACAGTACCTAGCACTCTTAAACTATCTAGTTTATAAAGCTCTACATATTCTAAACCTTGAGCCATTAATGCTCTAATTGCAGTTGGTGCCGTATAGAAAATATTTACTTTTAACCTATCTACCACTCTCCAAAAACGACCAGCATCTGGGAAAGTAGGAACGCCTTCGAACATTACCGATGTTGCACCTTCTAACAAGGGACCATAAACAATATACGAATGACCAGTAATCCAACCTATATCTGCTGTACACCAAAAAACATCATTCTCTTGGTATTGGAATACATTTCTGAAAGAGTACCAAGTATAAACCATGTACCCACCAGTAGAATGTACTACACCTTTAGGTTTACCTGTTGATCCTGATGTATAAAGAATAAACAATGGATCTTCAGAATCCATTACTTCTGGATCACATACATTTGGAACAGATTTAATTTCGTCATGCCAATAAACATCACGTTCTGAATCCATTTTTACGTCTGCACCAGTTCTTTGATAAACAATTACTCGTTCAACGTTTTCACATTTAAATAATGCTTCGTCTGTAATTGCCTTCAACTCAACAACCTTTTTACCTCTAGGTCCTTGATCTGCTGTAATAAGGATTTTAGCACCTGCATCATTAATACGGTCGGCCAAAGCTTGCGCTGAAAACCCACCAAAAATTACTGAATGAATTGCTCCAATTCTAGCACATGCTAAAACTGCAATTGCCAATTCTGGTACCATTGGCATATAAAGACAAACTCTATCGCCTTTACCTACTCCATTTCTTTTTAAAACATTGGCAAACAAAGATACTTGCTCATGAAGCTCTTTGTAAGAGAAAATACGGTCTTTTTCATGAGGGTCATTTGCTACCCAGTGAATAGCCGTTTTATCGCCTCTTGAAAGTAAGTGACGATCTAGGCAGTTTTCGGTAATGTTTAGTTTACCGTTTTTGTACCATTGAACATTGTAGTTGTCGAAATCATATTCAACAGTTTTGTCCCATTTTTTTCTCCAAACGAACTGCTCAGCGACTTCTGACCAGAATCTTTCTGGCTCGCTTACACTTCTCCTATAGGCTACTGCGTAGTCTTCTAGGTTGTTAATTCTGCTAATCATTAGTGTTGTAAAGTTTGAGTAATAAAGCCCCAATAGACTCTATGAAAATTAAATATTACTGAAGTATTTGAAGTTTGAATATATGTAGAGCTTTTTAATATCATCTAAAAAAAATATACTATTGCTAAACTAGTATATATTACTTTTTCATTTGCCATGTTATTAACATGTACTTATCTCCTAAATCTGTAATCATTGAGGTACCTTCTTTTAAATTTTCTCTATTGATTATAAATGTCAAAAGCTCACTATGATTCATTAGTTTGTAAGTAGGTGCATAAGCATCAGATTCCAATCTTGGTATATTATATCTTTTTACCCAGTTCATAACAGAGACATGACTGATACCTAAGATACGTTCAATCTCTCTATAGCTCACTCCTTCTAAGTAAAGCTGCAAAGCCTTAATCACAAATTTCCGATCAACTTCTCTCCCTTTTTTTGCAACAGAAAAATTATAATTACAGTTTTTACATTTATAACGTTGCCGCCCTTTTACAAAGCCACTTTTCGTATAAGAGTGACTATCGCAATTAGGACAGGCTATCTCGTTCATTTTCATATAAATGAATAAATACTTTTTTAATAAAATTAATTATAAGAGCTTAAATATATATACCTATTTAGCATATATATACTTAATTAGCAGAAATAGTGTGTAAATTACATTTTTTAATTAATTTTAACAGAAATTAGAGATATAACTCAATGCATACATTGTTTATCTTATTAACGAATTAATTGCAAAAAAACCTTAAATTGCAAAAAATTGAACAATCCATTTTTTCATGAGATATCTTTATTTTTTACTTCTTGTTATCTCTATATTTTTAAGTTCTTGTGGTTTTGACCCTTCAAACTTTGAAAATATTAGAATTAAGCCATTAGAATCTAAATTTTTTGCTATACCATTACTCAATGGAGAAATAACGTTAAAATCGTTATTAAGTGAATCTGACCGTGCACATGTCAATAGTTCAGAAACTCCTTGGGTGCTAGAATATAATACATGGTATACTGACGAAGAAAAGGATGCCCTTCCTGCTGTAGTTACTGGCGATTTAATTTTAGCAGAAGATAACTTCATTTTACATACTGATATTTTATTACCAGGAGCCTTTGTGACAGGAGTAATTTTTCCGCAAAAAATTACTTTCCCTATCACTTTATCAAATTTATTTTTTGATATTCAAAACCTTACTATTAAAGACGGGTATTTCACATCAAACTTCAAAAATCCTAATTCTTCAAAATCTACTTTAACTGTAGAATTGATTCATTATTCAGCAACTGATACAATTGTTATTACAAAAGAAAGTAATGACATCGCTGCAAATACTAATCTTGATATTCAACTAAGCCTTGATGATAAATCATTTACGGTTAGAGATGAATACGTTTATGGTTTAAGAATCAAAAATGTAATTAATAATCAAGAAGTCGATTTTTCTGTAGGAAGTGGAGTCAAGTCAGAAATTAAAGTCAACTTAATAAGTAATATAACATTTACGCCTTTTGTAGATTTCGAAATACCAATAGACATCCCATTACAGATAACACCAATCGCTCTATTTGATAGTACGTTAGATGAAGGAGATGTTACTTTATCTGATTTAAGGTTATCATTAGTAACATATAATACGTTTGGTCTTGATATTTACACTTCTAATATTGAAATCTATGCTCAGAGTTCAATTAATGACGAGATAATTCCGTTAGCTTTAAATAAAGATCAAATATATTATC includes:
- the acs gene encoding acetate--CoA ligase, translating into MISRINNLEDYAVAYRRSVSEPERFWSEVAEQFVWRKKWDKTVEYDFDNYNVQWYKNGKLNITENCLDRHLLSRGDKTAIHWVANDPHEKDRIFSYKELHEQVSLFANVLKRNGVGKGDRVCLYMPMVPELAIAVLACARIGAIHSVIFGGFSAQALADRINDAGAKILITADQGPRGKKVVELKAITDEALFKCENVERVIVYQRTGADVKMDSERDVYWHDEIKSVPNVCDPEVMDSEDPLFILYTSGSTGKPKGVVHSTGGYMVYTWYSFRNVFQYQENDVFWCTADIGWITGHSYIVYGPLLEGATSVMFEGVPTFPDAGRFWRVVDRLKVNIFYTAPTAIRALMAQGLEYVELYKLDSLRVLGTVGEPINREAWEWYHQHIGKGRCPIVDTWWQTETGGIMISPIAGVIPTKPTYATLPLPGIQPVLVDPEGNEIEGKGVEGNLCIKYPWPSMLRTTWGDHERCKQTYFSTFKGLYFTGDGCRRDEDGYYRILGRVDDVMNVSGHRLGTAEVENAINMHSAVIESAVVGYPHDIKGQGIYAYVVCDSAELEVSTILELKEQILEVVIDKIGKIARPDKVQIVRGLPKTRSGKIMRRILRKIGEGQTDNFGDISTLLDPSIVEAIKEGAVKDNAINA
- a CDS encoding IS1/IS1595 family N-terminal zinc-binding domain-containing protein, translated to MKMNEIACPNCDSHSYTKSGFVKGRQRYKCKNCNYNFSVAKKGREVDRKFVIKALQLYLEGVSYREIERILGISHVSVMNWVKRYNIPRLESDAYAPTYKLMNHSELLTFIINRENLKEGTSMITDLGDKYMLITWQMKK